One segment of Echeneis naucrates chromosome 15, fEcheNa1.1, whole genome shotgun sequence DNA contains the following:
- the chst3a gene encoding carbohydrate sulfotransferase 3a encodes MKTKYAIFFICIVALVIIEKESNILSRVSDKLIQRQTPQQTPQTPLEYSNTTQNGSLTVLKMLLSKLTGTKGIYSNISGEEEDGLDNLGTYTSSSGRKHILLLATTRTGSSFVGEFFNQHGDNMFYLFEPLWHVERMLTMAAEANNGTVLAGIYRDVLQGLFLCDFSPLEKFISPPPQDHVTPALFRRESSLSLCEDPVCTPVIKDVFERYHCRTRRCGPLNLTLASESCLSKQHHAIKTVRVRQLETLQALVEDPRLDVRVIQLVRDPRAILASRMVAFSSKYQTWKAWAQDGQVPEDDEEVKRLKGNCDQIRMSAEVGLSQPHWLRRRYMLVRYEDIARYPMQKAEDMYRFTGIPFSPQARKWILSNTQTTQEASGIYSTQKNSSEQAEKWRFSIPFTLAQVVQRVCGPTMKLFGYRFVDDENMLINKSISLLEERRFQ; translated from the exons ATGAAAACCAAATATGCAATTTTCTTCATCTGTATTGTTGCCCTGGTCATCATCGAAAAGGAAAGCAATATCCTGTCAAG GGTCTCTGATAAACTGATCCAGAGACAGACTCCTCAGCAGACCCCACAGACTCCACTGGaatacagcaacacaacacaaaatggcTCCCTGACGGTGCTCAAAATGCTGCTCTCTAAACTCACTGGCACCAAAGGGATATACTCAAATATCtctggggaggaggaggatggccTGGACAATTTAGGCACTTACACTTCCAGCAGTGGTCGCAAGCATATCTTACTCTTGGCCACGACAAGAACGGGTTCCTCGTTTGTGGGGGAGTTTTTCAACCAGCATGGGGACAACATGTTTTACCTGTTCGAGCCTTTGTGGCACGTGGAGCGGATGCTGACCATGGCTGCAGAGGCCAACAATGGAACAGTGTTGGCAGGAATCTATCGGGATGTTCTTCAGGGGCTCTTCCTGTGCGATTTCTCTCCTCTTGAGAAGTTCATTTCTCCGCCACCTCAGGACCACGTCACCCCGGCTCTCTTCCGAAGGGAGTCGAGTTTATCGCTTTGTGAAGACCCTGTATGCACCCCGGTCATCAAAGATGTTTTTGAAAG GTATCACTGTAGGACTCGTCGCTGTGGGCCGTTGAACCTGACTCTTGCATCAGAATCCTGCCTTTCCAAGCAACACCATGCCATAAAGACTGTCCGTGTGCGCCAGCTGGAAACTTTGCAGGCTTTGGTGGAGGACCCTCGCTTGGATGTGAGAGTGATCCAGCTAGTCCGAGATCCACGGGCCATCTTAGCTTCTCGCATGGTGGCTTTCTCTTCAAAGTATCAGACATGGAAAGCCTGGGCGCAGGACGGCCAGGTGCCTGAAGATGACGAGGAGGTGAAGAGGCTCAAAGGAAACTGTGACCAGATCAGGATGTCAGCAGAGGTGGGGCTGAGCCAGCCTCACTGGCTGAGGCGCCGCTATATGCTAGTACGTTATGAGGATATTGCTCGCTACCCTATGCAGAAGGCAGAGGATATGTACAGGTTCACGGGGATACCATTTAGTCCCCAAGCTAGAAAGTGGATTCTAAGTaacacacagaccacacaggAAGCCAGCGGCATTTACTCTACCCAGAAGAACTCATCAGAGCAGGCAGAGAAATGGAGGTTTAGCATTCCCTTTACACTGGCTCAGGTAGTGCAGCGAGTGTGTGGACCCACCATGAAGCTGTTTGGGTACAGGTTTGTGGATGATGAAAATATGCTGATCAATAAGTCCATCAGTTTGCTTGAGGAGAGACGGTTTCAGTAG
- the cdhr1a gene encoding cadherin-related family member 1a: MKNVKINHLPQLFVFVHACFGQADFAPFFYDNGPYSHNGNLALFSLSEDTPVGTQIYSLNGTDPEGQEVRYGLSFHPGSQEYFTVDPKSGNITLVEKLDREKQDSIDVLVSITDGQSEVVERVTIFVMDANDEKPEFQNMPAIIDVLETTESGSSIYKVEAVDRDTGSGGSVTYHIQNGQSTLFAIDRHSGVLRIKSGEMLDYEKTKTHFVTVIAKDGGGNFNGKEQFLSSSATLTVNVIDAQDTPPSFIGTPYFGYVYEISVPGSEIFTVVAKDGDVGNPNPVCYSFDDGDDGVFTINKTSGSITLLALPIYLKREIFNIKVRASEVSPEGTLMDYGVTTVVIRVVDLNNNPPTFYGEHGPQNIFELTMYEHPPEGEILRGLKITVNDSDQGANAKFNLRLIGPGRMLRVVPQTVLNEAQVTILVEDSAAMDYEKHHFLTYKLLAVEIDTPERFSATADIVIHLLDTNDNAPKFSADYYIARIPENSPGGSNVVSVTATDPDSGPWGDVKFSIYGSGADLFLIQPASGIIYTQPWASLDAEVRSKYNFYVKAEDAEGKYSLAEVFVTVLDLNDHPPAFNDNFLEKTMVIGAPVKIEAVDDDAEVPNNVIEYAIMKAEPDNNIFDINADTGEIMLKSYIKSMAIIQNITSQRDFTWSLVVQARDRGQPSFSTTAVVKIDITEATQLNGGPLGSFLMQSRNKPLHILGLLAGVISLMVIVTVIISTATFMRNKKSNRILPNRRVRRRPRKQHTWNFKNPFKSPEAPGEKFRVEEEEQESGVIVENANCNNNVSNVVRHWPPPPPPCAPSLPPPAPPYIPTERQWAVPTISARVAGKPKKKPEISRQDNVNQALVSELKMRLEQKRILTRQ, from the exons ATGAAGAATGTAAAGATAAATCATTTGCCACAGCTTTTTGTGTTCGTACACGCCTGCTTTG GACAGGCAGACTTTGCACCCTTCTTCTACGACAACGGGCCCTACAGCCACAATGGGAACCTGGCACTGTTCAGCCTGTCAGAGGACACGCCTGTTG GTACACAGATCTACTCTCTCAACGGCACAGACCCCGAAGGCCAGGAGGTGAGGTATGGCCTCTCCTTTCATCCCGGGTCCCAAGAGTACTTCACTGTAGACCCCAAATCTGGAAACATCACATTGGTGGAAAAGTTGGACAGAGAG AAACAAGATTCTATTGACGTTCTTGTCAGCATCACGGACGGGCAAAGCGAG gTTGTGGAACGAGTCACAATCTTTGTAATGGATGCAAATGATGAAAAACCAGAATTCCAAAACATGCCTGCAATCATTGATGTACTGGAA ACAACCGAGTCTGGCAGTAGCATCTATAAAGTTGAGGCAGTGGACAGAGACACGGGCTCAGGAGGATCTGTCACCTACCACATTCAG AATGGTCAGTCCACTTTGTTTGCCATTGATAGACATAGTGGAGTCCTCCGTATCAAATCTGGGGAAATGTTGGACtatgagaaaacaaagacacactttGTCACTGTCATTGCAAAG GATGGTGGAGGTAACTTTAATGGCAAGGAGCAGTTTCTGTCATCCTCTGCTACCCTGACCGTCAATGTGATCGATGCACAGGACACCCCGCCATCTTTTATTGGGACGCCCTATTTTGGCTACGTTTATGAAATCTCAGTGCCA GGATCTGAAATATTTACGGTTGTCGCCAAAGATGGTGATGTGGGAAACCCAAATCCAGTTTGTTATTCCTTTGATGATG GCGATGATGGTGTTTTTACAATCAATAAAACAAGCGGCTCTATCACTCTGCTTGCTTTACCCATTTATCTGAAGAGAGAGATCTTCAACATTAAAGTCAGG GCCTCAGAAGTCAGCCCAGAGGGCACTTTGATGGACTATGGGGTGACCACAGTCGTGATCCGTGTGGTGGACCTGAACAATAATCCACCTACTTTCTACGGGGAGCACGGCCCACAGAACATTTTTGAGTTGACCATGTACGAACACCCACCAGAGGGAGAGATACTCCGGGGACTGAAAATCACTGTCAATGACTCAGATCAG GGTGCGAATGCTAAATTCAATCTGAGGTTGATTGGCCCCGGAAGAATGCTGAGAGTTGTCCCCCAGACTGTGCTGAATGAGGCCCAAGTCACAATCTTAGTAGAAGACTCTGCTGCCATGGACTACGAGAAACATCATTTTCTCACATATAAG CTTCTTGCAGTTGAGATTGATACTCCGGAGAGATTCAGTGCCACAGCGGACATCGTCATTCACCTCCTGGACACCAATGACAACGCTCCCAAGTTCTCTGCAGATTACTACATCGCCAGAATCCCAGAAAACTCACCCGGTGGCTCCAATGTGGTATCAGTCACA GCGACTGACCCAGACTCAGGACCTTGGGGTGATGTGAAGTTCTCCATCTATGGGTCAGGGGCTGACTT GTTCCTGATCCAGCCTGCGTCTGGCATCATCTACACCCAGCCATGGGCCAGCCTGGATGCAGAGGTGAGGTCCAAGTATAACTTCTATGTGAAGGCGGAGGACGCAGAGGGGAAGTACAGCCTGGCTGAGGTCTTTGTGACAGTGCTGGACCTGAATGACCACCCACCTGCTTTCAATGACAACTTCCTAGAGAAGACCATGGTGATCGGAGCACCAGTGAAAATAGAG GCTGTGGATGATGATGCAGAGGTGCCCAACAATGTTATCGAGTACGCCATCATGAAAGCTGAGCCGGACAACAACATTTTTGACATCAATGCTGACACTGGAGAGATCATGCTCAAGTCTTACATCAAGTCGATGGCCATCATCCAGAACATCACCAGCCAGAGGGACTTCACCTGGTCCCTGGTGGTGCAAGCCAGAGACCGAGGCCAGCCATCCTTCAGCACCACTGCCGTCGTGAAGATCGATATCACTGAAGCT ACCCAACTCAATGGGGGGCCTTTGGGATCATTTTTAATGCAGAGTAGAAACAAGCCTTTGCATATCCTAGGCCTGCTTGCTGGTGTCATTAGTCTCATGGTCATAGTCACAGTCATCATCTCCACTGCAACATTCATGCGCAACAAAAAGTCCAACCGGATCCTTCCTAACCGGCGTGTTAGGAGGAGACCACGGAAACAGCACACCTGGAACTTCAAAAACCCCTTCAAGAGCCCAGAAGCTCCCGGAGAGAAATTCAGAGttgaggaagaagagcaggagtCTGGGGTCATCGTGGAGAATGCCAACTGTAACAACAACGTCAGCAATGTTGTCAGACACTggcccccacctcccccaccgTGTGCCCCATCCCTGCCCCCTCCAGCACCCCCCTACATCCCAACGGAGAGGCAGTGGGCCGTGCCCACCATCTCAGCAAGAGTGGCAGGCAAACCTAAAAAGAAACCAGAGATCAGCAGGCAGGACAATGTAAACCAAGCTCTGGTTTCAGAGCTCAAGATGAGACTGGAGCAGAAGAGGATTCTGACACGTCAATAG